One Cryptomeria japonica chromosome 9, Sugi_1.0, whole genome shotgun sequence genomic window carries:
- the LOC131039482 gene encoding DEAD-box ATP-dependent RNA helicase 47, mitochondrial: MVVIMASVALHQNMVPLYCKNLHSLFGGSLCTSRKSGRFFLDVTKFHATSFVGHLDKGPLTLKSLGFESDSNQIKVKSKRDKVTEVIQIDDKYPPLSGKFPVAYKAKTYKNKTNDDRKQNIINTEAFPFAAKSFSALNLSDALIERLKVEGLEVPTDVQVTAIPMILKGQDVAIQSYTGSGKTLAYLLPILSKVGPLKETQAGNIRGNSRFGIEAVIVAPSRELAMQIVREAEKILGPDHKRTVQQLVGGANRSRQEEALKKNRPLIVVGTPGRISEISLAGKLQTHGCRFLVLDEVDELLSFNFRENMHRILEHVGRRRHAEEQEIKDKNSTASDLVASHKDLTVEELSNSSSMKKDERIQRQTILVSATMPPSVLRAASTWGHKPLLVRANSVIDVESAARSGSSGSTIQGAIESLPPSLDHFFTICKLQHKVDTLRKCVHALGAKSVIAFMNHNTQLQDTVFKLEAKGLSACALHGDLNKLERTNRLVRFRKGELTILVTNELAARGLDVITCDLVVNLDLPTDTIHYAHRAGRTGRLGNKGTVLSICEQREEFVVKKFERQLGISIRCCDFVGGTLNIWKGAEEHIKA; the protein is encoded by the coding sequence ATGGTTGTGATAATGGCATCTGTTGCCCTACATCAAAATATGGTGCCTTTATACTGCAAGAATTTGCACTCTTTGTTTGGGGGATCTCTGTGTACAAGCAGAAAATCTGGAAGATTCTTCCTTGATGTTACTAAATTTCATGCAACATCTTTTGTTGGCCATCTTGACAAAGGTCCCCTGACCCTCAAAAGTTTGGGATTTGAAAGTGACTCCAATCAGATAAAGGTTAAAAGTAAAAGGGACAAAGTGACAGAGGTTATTCAAATTGATGATAAATATCCCCCATTGAGTGGAAAATTTCCTGTAGCATATAAAGCAAAGACATATAAGAACAAAACCAATGATGATCGAAAACAAAATATTATCAATACTGAGGCTTTTCCATTTGCTGCGAAGAGTTTTTCTGCATTGAATTTATCTGATGCACTCATTGAAAGGTTGAAAGTTGAAGGCCTGGAAGTTCCAACTGATGTGCAGGTGACAGCGATCCCTATGATTTTGAAGGGACAAGATGTTGCTATCCAGTCTTACACTGGTTCGGGGAAAACTCTTGCTTATCTCCTTCCAATACTGTCAAAAGTTGGCCCATTAAAGGAAACTCAGGCTGGAAACATTAGAGGCAACAGCAGATTTGGGATAGAGGCTGTTATTGTTGCTCCTTCGAGAGAGCTTGCAATGCAGATTGTGAGAGAGGCGGAAAAGATTTTAGGACCAGATCATAAGAGAACAGTACAGCAGCTTGTTGGAGGTGCAAACAGGTCAAGACAGGAGGAAGCATTAAAGAAGAACAGGCCATTAATTGTAGTGGGAACTCCAGGAAGAATTTCAGAAATAAGTCTGGCTGGAAAGTTACAAACTCATGGATGCCGTTTTCTTGTTCTTGATGAGGTTGATGAGCTTTTGTCATTCAACTTTAGAGAGAACATGCACAGGATTCTGGAACATGTTGGGAGGCGGAGACATGCAGAGGAGCAGGAAATTAAAGATAAGAACTCTACGGCCTCTGATCTAGTAGCAAGTCATAAAGATTTAACTGTAGAAGAATTGTCAAACTCATCCTCTATGAAAAAAGATGAAAGAATTCAGAGGCAGACCATTTTGGTGTCTGCCACCATGCCTCCATCAGTGTTACGGGCAGCAAGCACCTGGGGTCACAAGCCATTACTTGTCAGGGCCAACAGTGTCATTGATGTCGAGTCAGCAGCAAGGTCAGGTAGTAGTGGTTCAACCATTCAGGGTGCTATTGAGAGCTTGCCCCCTTCACTGGATCATTTCTTTACCATTTGTAAACTACAGCACAAGGTAGATACTCTGAGAAAATGTGTTCATGCTTTAGGTGCGAAATCTGTAATAGCCTTTATGAATCATAACACACAGTTACAGGACACTGTATTCAAGCTAGAGGCCAAAGGACTGAGTGCTTGTGCTTTACATGGGGACCTTAACAAGTTAGAAAGAACCAACAGACTTGTGAGGTTTAGGAAAGGGGAGCTTACGATTTTAGTTACAAATGAGTTGGCTGCAAGGGGTTTGGATGTGATTACATGCGATCTTGTTGTGAATCTTGACTTGCCAACAGATACAATCCACTATGCTCATAGGGCTGGGCGGACAGGTCGCCTTGGGAATAAAGGTACAGTTCTTTCCATTTGTGAACAAAGAGAGGagtttgttgtaaaaaaatttGAGCGACAACTTGGCATTTCCATTAGGTGTTGTGATTTTGTTGGGGGGACTCTTAACATCTGGAAGGGAGCTGAAGAGCATATCAAAGCCTAA